In Bacteroides coprosuis DSM 18011, the following are encoded in one genomic region:
- a CDS encoding hypothetical protein (KEGG: bth:BT_3949 hypothetical protein~SPTR: Putative uncharacterized protein;~IMG reference gene:2504105777) gives MKKTVLAILSFFSLLLVFQSCSKSVTYADKLADEKKAIDRYIKKNNIKVISFNQFVENDSVTHIDKNEYVELQTGLYMQIVERGSENPVDTFANRDEITIRFSEYSIMDGYFTAVGNLDMTDFVDAFIYTISNNNTIKGEFVDRGNMIEIYGTKTVPSGWLIPLKYLRYNARVNLIVSSKLGHMNSLQQVYPYAYEIRRLGLSKR, from the coding sequence ATGAAAAAAACTGTTCTAGCAATATTGTCATTTTTTTCTTTATTACTTGTATTCCAATCTTGTAGTAAATCAGTAACTTATGCAGATAAGTTAGCTGATGAGAAAAAAGCGATAGATAGATATATTAAAAAGAATAATATTAAGGTTATTTCATTTAATCAATTCGTAGAGAATGATTCAGTAACCCATATAGACAAAAATGAATATGTAGAATTACAAACAGGTCTATATATGCAAATCGTAGAAAGAGGATCTGAAAACCCTGTTGATACATTTGCTAATCGTGATGAAATAACCATTCGTTTTTCAGAATATAGTATCATGGATGGTTACTTTACTGCAGTAGGTAATTTGGATATGACTGATTTTGTTGACGCTTTCATTTATACGATAAGTAATAATAATACAATAAAAGGAGAATTTGTTGATAGAGGAAATATGATTGAGATATATGGAACTAAAACCGTTCCTTCAGGATGGTTGATTCCCTTGAAATATCTTCGTTATAATGCTCGTGTGAATCTTATTGTTTCTTCAAAACTAGGGCATATGAACTCCTTACAACAAGTTTATCCTTATGCATATGAAATTAGACGTTTGGGCTTATCTAAACGTTAA
- a CDS encoding oxygen-independent coproporphyrinogen III oxidase (COGs: COG0635 Coproporphyrinogen III oxidase and related Fe-S oxidoreductase~InterPro IPR004559:IPR007197:IPR010723:IPR006638~KEGG: bvu:BVU_0018 coproporphyrinogen III oxidase~PFAM: Radical SAM; HemN, C-terminal~SMART: Elongator protein 3/MiaB/NifB~SPTR: Putative uncharacterized protein;~TIGRFAM: Putative oxygen-independent coproporphyrinogen III oxidase~IMG reference gene:2504105772~PFAM: Radical SAM superfamily; HemN C-terminal region~TIGRFAM: putative oxygen-independent coproporphyrinogen III oxidase) has translation MAGIYIHIPFCKTRCIYCDFYSTTESQLTSPYINALCKELELRKDYLGNEPIETIYLGGGTPSQLSHAELEKIFNTIKKYYDISNVQEITMEGNPDDLTPNYLSMLRTLPINRLSIGIQTFQNSMLKKLNRRHTSDQAIQAVKDAREHGFKNISIDLMYGLPYETMSEWENDIQRAIDLNVEHISAYHLIYEKGTLLYKKLIEGFIQEVDEDFSLQSFTKLINILTKNGFIHYEISNFAKPGKIAQHNTSYWTGKKYLGCGPSAHSYNGLTRAWNVSSLHQYMIQIKANNLNQEVENLDITTQYNDYIITSLRTMWGLSLETLQTKFGETYYNYILKLAKKHINSGNLELKNNNLKLTKKGVFISDGIMSDLLFIE, from the coding sequence ATGGCTGGAATATATATACACATCCCCTTTTGTAAGACTCGATGCATTTATTGTGACTTCTACTCTACCACAGAATCGCAATTGACTTCACCCTATATTAATGCATTATGTAAAGAACTAGAATTAAGAAAAGATTATTTAGGAAACGAACCTATCGAAACCATCTACTTGGGGGGAGGTACACCCTCTCAGTTATCTCATGCCGAACTTGAAAAGATATTTAATACAATAAAAAAATACTACGATATAAGTAATGTTCAGGAGATAACTATGGAAGGCAACCCCGATGACCTAACCCCAAACTATTTAAGTATGCTAAGAACCCTTCCTATTAATAGATTAAGTATAGGCATTCAGACTTTTCAAAACTCTATGTTAAAAAAACTAAACAGAAGACATACTTCCGACCAAGCCATACAAGCTGTTAAAGATGCGAGAGAACATGGATTTAAGAACATTAGTATTGATTTAATGTATGGTTTACCCTATGAAACCATGAGTGAGTGGGAAAATGATATTCAAAGAGCAATCGATTTAAATGTAGAACACATCTCTGCCTACCATTTAATTTATGAAAAAGGCACACTTTTATATAAGAAATTAATAGAGGGTTTCATTCAAGAAGTAGATGAAGATTTTAGCTTACAATCTTTTACTAAATTAATAAATATTCTTACAAAAAACGGATTTATACACTATGAGATATCTAATTTTGCAAAACCAGGTAAAATAGCTCAACATAACACATCCTATTGGACAGGGAAAAAGTATTTAGGTTGTGGACCCTCAGCTCACTCTTATAATGGACTTACACGCGCATGGAACGTATCTTCCCTACATCAATACATGATTCAAATAAAAGCAAACAACCTGAATCAAGAAGTAGAAAATCTAGACATTACAACTCAATATAATGACTACATCATTACCTCATTGCGTACTATGTGGGGCTTGTCTTTGGAAACCCTTCAAACTAAGTTTGGAGAGACCTATTACAATTACATACTAAAACTGGCAAAAAAACATATAAATTCAGGGAATTTAGAGCTAAAAAATAACAATCTGAAACTTACCAAAAAAGGCGTCTTTATCTCTGATGGAATCATGAGTGATTTACTATTTATTGAATAG
- a CDS encoding protein of unknown function DUF340 membrane (COGs: COG2431 membrane protein~InterPro IPR005642~KEGG: bth:BT_2177 hypothetical protein~PFAM: Protein of unknown function DUF340, prokaryotic membrane~SPTR: Putative membrane protein;~IMG reference gene:2504105774~PFAM: Membrane protein of unknown function (DUF340)) produces the protein MKGSLIIIVFFILGTFLGMKGLTPSFILEYNVSLYALCALMFCIGITISSDPKILRSLRSLNPRLLLLPLMTICGTLLGTAVIGFLFSEHSITECMAVGSGFGYYSLSSVLIGEKKGADLATIALLSNIIREIVALMGAPIFYKYFGTFAPIAAGGATTLDTTLPSVTKVVGKEYTVLCIFHGLLLDMSVVFLVTILCSF, from the coding sequence ATGAAAGGAAGTTTAATTATTATTGTATTCTTTATTTTAGGTACATTTCTAGGGATGAAAGGGTTAACTCCCAGTTTTATCCTTGAATACAACGTTAGTCTTTATGCACTTTGTGCCCTAATGTTTTGTATTGGTATAACAATAAGTAGCGATCCTAAAATATTAAGAAGTCTGCGAAGCCTAAACCCAAGACTACTTCTACTTCCATTGATGACTATTTGTGGAACATTACTAGGAACTGCAGTTATTGGATTCTTATTCAGCGAACACTCTATTACTGAGTGTATGGCTGTGGGATCAGGTTTTGGATATTATTCACTATCTAGTGTTTTGATTGGCGAAAAAAAAGGAGCTGATTTAGCCACCATTGCATTATTATCAAACATTATTCGTGAAATTGTAGCCCTTATGGGTGCTCCAATTTTTTATAAGTACTTTGGAACCTTTGCTCCTATAGCAGCTGGCGGTGCAACAACACTAGATACAACTTTGCCTAGTGTAACAAAAGTTGTAGGAAAAGAATATACCGTATTGTGTATATTTCATGGTCTATTACTTGATATGAGTGTAGTGTTCTTAGTTACGATATTGTGTTCGTTCTAA
- a CDS encoding ComEC/Rec2-related protein (COGs: COG0658 membrane metal-binding protein~InterPro IPR004477~KEGG: bfs:BF3671 putative competence related membrane protein~PFAM: ComEC/Rec2-related protein~SPTR: Putative competence related membrane protein;~TIGRFAM: ComEC/Rec2-related protein~IMG reference gene:2504105779~PFAM: Competence protein~TIGRFAM: ComEC/Rec2-related protein), with protein sequence MGFESLHKYPLVRILIPLLGGILFADQFLESRLNNQTVWIIACLALFISLISAHRFIHKFKLRWIFGLNLFFLVFLIGVCRIFTQSDLSSVVYDKPGFYKGVVDSYPKVKLKSVEYLVKLESPSHSQVLLRVAKDSLNRVYHNGDVLAFYGKVHQQERSVDPDAFDYGLYLKRKGIIGTLTLASTEIKYLGEFSQNSIQNFLFRQKTKLLDYYKSFDVGPDVLAILSALTLGIKDDLSVELKDAFSIAGVSHVLALSGLHIGLLFFLTNGFFLLLFGKYRYGKLLALCLTLVFLWLFVIFVGASPSVVRSVLLFSLMGVSLSTQRRGNSINSLAFVAIIMLLYNPNWLFDVGFQLSFSAVLSILLFSRPTLELYHPKSKIGIYLWSSLVISLVAQLGTSPLIIYYFGSFPTYFLLANLIVIPLITILLYILVVSVLTYACTSLSSVLLLIAIHLTEWLNGVVRMFSTLPLSSIKSLYINTFELTLLYAILFFVYKLIFSSRVKWLYCILSFSFLFISCRLVLNELNKPHVSMQLYCNGNKPFVECVEEDGLLWVVQPDSTLKSSNIVLTAQRRWSRLQYQDPLFVKDSCVNDALFWNNSILYYKGKSIYWYMYPSQKRIETLSKIKFELDYIYIDRRIGKERFKNVFNTFHANTVIMGRGASEKNKKGIKEYCDANNLNFISLDEKGYFKFL encoded by the coding sequence ATGGGCTTTGAATCATTACATAAATACCCTCTAGTAAGGATATTGATCCCCTTACTAGGGGGTATTCTGTTTGCAGACCAGTTTCTTGAATCTAGATTGAATAATCAAACAGTTTGGATAATTGCTTGTCTTGCTCTTTTTATATCTCTTATCTCAGCCCATCGCTTTATTCATAAGTTTAAGTTGAGGTGGATTTTTGGATTGAACTTGTTTTTTCTTGTGTTTTTAATTGGAGTTTGTAGAATCTTCACTCAAAGTGATTTAAGCTCGGTAGTTTATGATAAACCTGGTTTTTATAAAGGAGTAGTAGATTCTTATCCCAAGGTGAAACTAAAATCAGTAGAGTATTTAGTAAAGCTAGAAAGTCCCTCTCATTCACAAGTCCTACTGCGTGTAGCGAAGGATTCTTTAAATAGAGTGTATCATAATGGAGATGTTTTGGCTTTTTATGGAAAAGTACATCAACAAGAAAGATCTGTTGATCCTGATGCCTTTGATTATGGACTGTATTTAAAAAGGAAGGGTATCATAGGTACCCTAACTCTTGCTTCTACTGAGATAAAATATCTAGGAGAGTTTTCTCAAAACAGTATTCAGAACTTCTTGTTTCGTCAGAAAACAAAGTTGTTAGATTATTATAAATCATTTGATGTTGGCCCCGATGTATTAGCCATTTTATCAGCATTGACTCTTGGAATAAAAGATGATTTAAGTGTAGAGTTGAAAGATGCATTTTCCATTGCGGGAGTGAGCCATGTTTTAGCTTTGTCAGGACTACATATTGGTTTGCTGTTTTTCCTGACAAATGGTTTTTTTCTTCTTTTATTTGGGAAATATCGATATGGTAAATTATTGGCTCTTTGCCTAACCTTAGTGTTTCTATGGTTATTTGTGATCTTTGTTGGTGCTTCTCCTTCTGTTGTCCGTTCTGTTTTACTCTTTAGTTTAATGGGTGTTTCTTTATCAACACAACGAAGGGGAAACTCTATTAATTCATTGGCTTTTGTGGCAATTATAATGCTATTATATAACCCTAACTGGTTATTTGATGTGGGCTTCCAACTTTCATTCAGTGCTGTTTTATCTATTCTTTTATTTTCTCGACCCACATTAGAACTTTATCATCCTAAATCTAAAATTGGAATTTACTTGTGGAGTTCCTTAGTCATCTCATTGGTAGCACAATTAGGGACATCTCCCTTAATTATCTATTATTTTGGTAGTTTTCCTACTTATTTTTTGTTAGCAAATCTGATTGTAATTCCTCTGATTACGATATTATTATACATCCTTGTAGTTTCAGTTTTAACTTATGCTTGCACGAGTTTGTCCTCAGTATTATTACTCATAGCGATTCACTTAACTGAGTGGCTTAATGGGGTTGTTAGGATGTTCAGCACTTTACCATTGTCTTCTATTAAGAGTTTGTATATCAATACCTTTGAACTAACTTTGCTTTATGCGATTTTGTTTTTCGTATACAAATTAATTTTCAGTTCAAGGGTTAAATGGTTATATTGTATTCTATCGTTCTCTTTTTTGTTTATTAGTTGTAGGTTGGTTTTAAATGAATTGAATAAACCTCATGTATCAATGCAATTGTATTGCAACGGCAATAAGCCCTTTGTGGAATGTGTTGAAGAAGATGGACTGTTATGGGTAGTACAGCCTGATAGTACTCTGAAATCCAGTAATATAGTTCTCACGGCTCAGCGTAGGTGGAGTAGATTGCAATACCAAGATCCTCTTTTTGTAAAAGATTCATGTGTAAATGATGCATTATTTTGGAATAACAGCATTCTATATTATAAGGGGAAGTCTATCTATTGGTATATGTATCCTAGTCAAAAAAGAATAGAAACTTTATCTAAAATTAAATTTGAGCTCGATTATATCTATATAGATCGTAGAATAGGAAAAGAAAGATTCAAAAATGTTTTCAACACTTTTCATGCTAATACTGTTATTATGGGGCGTGGAGCGTCTGAAAAGAATAAAAAAGGAATAAAAGAATATTGTGATGCGAATAATTTGAATTTTATCTCTTTAGATGAAAAAGGTTACTTCAAGTTCTTATAG
- a CDS encoding hypothetical protein (KEGG: bth:BT_2176 hypothetical protein~SPTR: Putative uncharacterized protein;~IMG reference gene:2504105773~PFAM: Membrane protein of unknown function (DUF340)), giving the protein MSKGELMIILAIIGSLISGLVVGYIVKGRDMNKIGKIITILIWTLLFCLGVKVGTDETVVAKLPIIGMEAMLITVGAISGSIFFSWVLWRLLSKRNKI; this is encoded by the coding sequence ATGTCAAAGGGAGAATTAATGATTATTCTAGCCATTATTGGTTCGTTAATTTCCGGCTTAGTAGTAGGCTACATCGTAAAAGGTAGAGATATGAATAAAATTGGAAAAATAATTACAATTTTAATCTGGACTCTCCTATTCTGTTTAGGTGTAAAAGTGGGAACTGATGAGACGGTAGTAGCAAAACTACCAATAATTGGCATGGAAGCAATGCTCATAACTGTAGGAGCAATTTCTGGGAGTATCTTTTTTTCGTGGGTGCTATGGCGCCTTTTAAGTAAGAGAAATAAAATCTAA
- a CDS encoding phosphoesterase RecJ domain protein (COGs: COG0618 Exopolyphosphatase-related protein~InterPro IPR001667:IPR003156~KEGG: bth:BT_3948 putative exopolyphosphatase-like protein~PFAM: Phosphoesterase, RecJ-like; Phosphoesterase, DHHA1~SPTR: Exopolyphosphatase-related proteins;~IMG reference gene:2504105778~PFAM: DHH family; DHHA1 domain), with translation MLRNIIEQVKIDQFNEWLNKYESFVIIGHIGPDGDAVGSSLGLWHVLTALGKKVQVIMPNAFPDFLNWMPGSEHILFYSETPEEVEKCIDAADIICLLDFNVLSRIGDMSSLVEKSSALKVMIDHHLHPGDHCDITMSYSKAVATSELVFRLIVQMNLLDKLSKAGAECLYTGMMTDTGGFTYNSNQIEIYTIIGLLLEKGIDKDLIYRRVNNTYSEDRLRLMGHVLTTMKVYPENTALLTLTDEEQDKFNFVKGDSEGFVNIPLSIKNVIFSCLLKEDGELNLIKVSLRSVGTFPCNELAAEFFNGGGHLNASGGEFYGTMEEAIERFEEAVKKYKPLLLA, from the coding sequence ATGCTAAGAAATATAATAGAACAGGTAAAGATTGACCAGTTTAACGAATGGTTGAACAAGTATGAATCATTTGTAATTATTGGGCATATTGGACCTGATGGTGATGCTGTGGGTTCTTCTTTGGGATTATGGCATGTCTTAACGGCATTAGGAAAGAAGGTTCAAGTAATTATGCCAAATGCTTTTCCTGATTTTTTAAATTGGATGCCCGGAAGTGAACATATCTTGTTTTACAGTGAAACTCCTGAAGAAGTAGAAAAATGTATTGATGCAGCCGATATAATCTGTTTGTTAGACTTTAATGTTTTGAGTAGAATAGGTGATATGAGTTCGTTAGTTGAGAAGTCTAGTGCATTGAAGGTTATGATTGATCATCACCTACATCCTGGTGATCATTGCGATATTACGATGTCTTACTCCAAGGCTGTTGCCACTTCTGAGTTGGTGTTTCGATTAATAGTTCAAATGAACCTTCTTGATAAGCTGTCAAAAGCTGGTGCTGAATGTTTGTACACAGGCATGATGACAGATACTGGTGGATTCACCTATAATTCTAATCAAATAGAAATATATACAATTATAGGATTACTCCTAGAGAAAGGTATTGATAAAGACTTAATTTATAGAAGAGTTAATAATACTTATTCAGAGGATAGGTTGCGCTTAATGGGACATGTATTAACAACTATGAAGGTGTACCCCGAGAATACGGCTCTATTAACCCTGACAGATGAAGAACAAGATAAATTTAATTTCGTAAAAGGAGATAGCGAAGGCTTTGTAAATATTCCATTATCTATAAAAAATGTAATATTTTCATGTCTTCTTAAAGAAGATGGAGAACTTAATTTAATTAAAGTATCTTTACGTTCGGTAGGTACTTTCCCTTGTAATGAATTAGCTGCTGAGTTTTTTAATGGTGGAGGCCATTTAAATGCATCTGGGGGTGAATTCTATGGTACAATGGAAGAAGCAATAGAAAGATTTGAAGAAGCCGTAAAAAAATACAAACCACTGCTACTTGCATAA
- a CDS encoding transposase IS3/IS911 family protein (InterPro IPR002514~KEGG: chu:CHU_3617 transposase~PFAM: Transposase IS3/IS911family~SPTR: Prolipoprotein diacylglyceryl transferase;~manually curated~IMG reference gene:2504105775~PFAM: Integrase core domain): MKSKERPYVRRSQKDYSMPFKLSVVQEYEETDISYSALSRKYRIQGSDTIRQWVIKYGSTDVIYKTSYPMNKPKDLKIVELEAQIEMLKRKNNRLEHELENRDHKAAILDILIDIAEKEYKIKIRKKLLPRAADRYKEVEGLSLTQICVLLGINRQFYYRRKWSERKNKQKAEKVIQVVHQLRRDMPRLGGRKLYHLLYDNLRELGVGRDKLFTILRANQLLVTPKRSHKRTTNSFHRFKKHKNLIENIELVAPEQVWVSDITYVSSAKHHYYLALITDAYSKKIVGYDLSESLSTKGSLRALRMANKSRIYTEMELIHHSDRGIQYCSDSYQKQLKKYRIKCSMTESYDPYANAVAERVNGILKDEFSISEYNLSLKDMQRLIKDTIHIYNEKRPHASCGYNTPDFMHRQNKIKIKTYKKVQANHVART; this comes from the exons ATGAAAAGTAAAGAAAGACCGTATGTTAGGCGTAGTCAAAAAGACTATAGTATGCCCTTTAAATTATCCGTAGTCCAGGAATATGAAGAAACCGATATCTCTTATAGCGCTTTAAGTCGAAAATATAGAATACAAGGTAGTGATACTATCCGTCAGTGGGTAATCAAATATGGCAGTACAGATGTTATATATAAAACATCCTATCCTATGAATAAACCCAAAGACCTAAAAATCGTTGAGCTCGAAGCTCAAATAGAGATGCTCAAGCGTAAAAACAACCGATTGGAGCATGAGTTAGAGAATAGAGATCACAAAGCTGCTATCTTAGATATTCTTATTGATATAGCAGAGAAAGAGTATAAAATCAAGATACGAAAA AAACTCCTCCCCCGAGCAGCCGACAGATACAAAGAAGTAGAGGGCCTATCTCTTACTCAAATTTGTGTGCTACTCGGGATCAATAGGCAGTTTTATTATCGAAGGAAGTGGAGTGAAAGGAAAAATAAACAAAAAGCTGAAAAAGTAATTCAAGTCGTTCATCAGTTACGTAGGGATATGCCTAGGTTAGGTGGTAGAAAACTGTATCACCTGCTTTATGATAATCTACGAGAGCTTGGTGTGGGACGAGATAAACTATTTACTATACTTAGAGCAAACCAGTTACTAGTTACACCTAAACGCTCTCATAAGCGAACTACTAATTCTTTTCACCGCTTTAAAAAGCATAAAAACTTAATAGAAAATATAGAACTCGTAGCTCCCGAGCAGGTATGGGTCAGTGATATTACCTATGTGTCTTCGGCTAAGCACCATTACTATCTAGCTCTTATTACGGATGCTTATTCTAAGAAAATAGTAGGTTATGATCTCTCTGAGAGTTTAAGCACAAAAGGAAGTCTTAGAGCACTAAGAATGGCTAATAAAAGCCGGATATATACTGAGATGGAGCTAATCCACCACTCTGACAGAGGTATTCAATATTGTTCGGATAGCTACCAGAAGCAGTTAAAAAAGTATCGCATAAAATGTAGCATGACAGAAAGTTATGATCCCTATGCAAATGCTGTAGCAGAAAGAGTCAATGGTATCTTAAAGGATGAATTCAGTATAAGTGAGTATAATCTAAGCTTGAAGGATATGCAGAGACTTATTAAAGACACTATCCATATCTATAATGAGAAAAGGCCACATGCTTCTTGTGGGTATAATACTCCTGATTTTATGCATCGACAGAATAAAATAAAAATTAAAACTTATAAAAAAGTCCAAGCAAATCATGTTGCTCGGACTTAA
- a CDS encoding Phosphoglucosamine mutase (COGs: COG1109 Phosphomannomutase~InterPro IPR005844:IPR005845:IPR005846:IPR005843~KEGG: bth:BT_3950 phosphoglucomutase/phosphomannomutase~PFAM: Alpha-D-phosphohexomutase, alpha/beta/alpha domain I; Alpha-D-phosphohexomutase, alpha/beta/alpha domain II; Alpha-D-phosphohexomutase, alpha/beta/alpha domain III; Alpha-D-phosphohexomutase, C-terminal~PRIAM: Phosphoglucosamine mutase~SPTR: Putative uncharacterized protein;~IMG reference gene:2504105776~PFAM: Phosphoglucomutase/phosphomannomutase, alpha/beta/alpha domain II; Phosphoglucomutase/phosphomannomutase, alpha/beta/alpha domain III; Phosphoglucomutase/phosphomannomutase, C-terminal domain; Phosphoglucomutase/phosphomannomutase, alpha/beta/alpha domain I~TIGRFAM: phosphoglucosamine mutase), which produces MTLIKSISGIRGTIGGRVGDGLNPLDIVKFTSAYATFIRRTTKVKGNKIVVGRDARISGDMVRDIVAGTLMGMGWDVIDLGLATTPTTELAVAMEQASGGIILTASHNPKQWNALKLLNERGEFLNAEEGNEILTIAEAEDFEYVDVDAIGKYHKDSSYNQKHILNVLGLDLVDVEAIRKANFKVAIDCVNSVGGIILPDLLEQLGVQHVEKLYCEPTGEFAHNPEPLEKNLGDIMSLMKKGEADVAFVVDPDVDRLAMICEDGSMYGEEYTLVTIADYVLKHTPGNTVSNLSSTRALRDVTQKHGMKHYAAAVGEVNVVSKMKEVNAVIGGEGNGGVIYPESHYGRDALVGIALFLSHMAHEGKTASELRASYPSYFIAKNKVDLTPEIDVDAILNKVKEIYKDEQINDIDGVKIDFADKWVHLRKSNTEPIIRVYSEAKSMEAADAIGHEIMKVIKDLSK; this is translated from the coding sequence ATGACGCTAATAAAATCGATTTCAGGTATCCGCGGAACTATAGGCGGAAGAGTAGGTGATGGATTAAATCCTCTAGATATCGTAAAGTTTACTTCAGCTTACGCTACATTTATAAGAAGAACTACTAAAGTTAAGGGTAATAAGATAGTTGTCGGTCGTGATGCACGTATTTCTGGCGATATGGTAAGAGATATTGTTGCAGGTACTCTTATGGGTATGGGCTGGGATGTAATAGATCTAGGATTGGCTACCACTCCTACAACAGAATTGGCTGTTGCTATGGAACAAGCAAGTGGAGGTATTATATTAACTGCTTCTCATAATCCAAAGCAATGGAATGCTCTTAAATTACTAAATGAGAGAGGTGAATTTTTAAATGCAGAAGAAGGTAATGAAATCTTAACTATTGCTGAAGCTGAAGACTTTGAATATGTTGATGTAGATGCAATAGGTAAATACCATAAAGATTCGTCCTATAATCAAAAACACATACTCAATGTTCTAGGTCTTGACTTAGTTGACGTTGAGGCTATCAGAAAAGCTAATTTTAAAGTAGCTATTGATTGTGTAAACTCTGTAGGTGGAATTATTCTTCCAGACTTATTGGAACAATTGGGTGTACAACATGTAGAAAAACTATATTGTGAACCTACTGGTGAATTTGCTCATAATCCAGAACCTTTAGAAAAGAACTTAGGGGATATTATGTCTCTTATGAAAAAGGGTGAGGCAGATGTTGCTTTTGTTGTTGATCCAGATGTAGACCGATTAGCTATGATTTGTGAAGATGGTTCTATGTATGGTGAAGAATATACTCTTGTTACAATTGCTGATTATGTGTTGAAACACACTCCTGGTAATACTGTATCTAATTTGAGCTCTACACGCGCACTTCGTGATGTAACACAAAAGCATGGCATGAAGCATTATGCAGCTGCAGTTGGCGAAGTAAATGTAGTAAGCAAAATGAAAGAAGTGAATGCTGTGATTGGTGGTGAGGGTAACGGTGGTGTTATTTATCCAGAAAGTCACTATGGGCGTGATGCTCTAGTAGGGATTGCTTTATTCTTAAGTCATATGGCTCATGAAGGCAAAACTGCAAGTGAACTTAGAGCATCTTATCCTTCTTATTTTATTGCTAAAAACAAGGTTGATTTAACTCCCGAGATTGATGTTGATGCTATTCTCAATAAAGTGAAAGAGATTTATAAAGATGAGCAAATAAATGACATTGATGGTGTGAAGATTGATTTTGCTGATAAGTGGGTACATTTGCGCAAAAGTAATACTGAACCTATTATCAGAGTATATAGTGAAGCTAAATCTATGGAAGCAGCAGATGCTATAGGACATGAAATAATGAAAGTTATAAAAGACTTATCTAAATGA